The following coding sequences are from one Scomber japonicus isolate fScoJap1 chromosome 3, fScoJap1.pri, whole genome shotgun sequence window:
- the gli1 gene encoding zinc finger protein GLI1, which produces MPVDMQPHQGLYHYETSPSHPSRGIVPSDQSPYSDVSPLRAPLLNGPPQDCRAMYNPMTPSMTHGSGSGSGQGIGHCLDQYMRPPHAPPPHIMMCPRGMPPTEGESDTPYCNQNNMMSSHHNFCQVQSGSDQIGAGDGSRFSTPRSILKLSKKRALSISPLSDASVDLQTVIRTSPNSLVAFVNSRCNVNGASSYGHLSVSAMSPSLGYSSNINCQSRPQVSMYGGGGGTPLGGHTPGPCQASRLPPHNPRLHALPKHGHLKTEPGMVGVIDGMNVKSLEERSEGDVASPSSTGTQDPLLGLLDGRDDLDKEDGKPEPEAVYETNCHWESCNKEFDTQDQLVHHINNEHIHGEKKEFVCHWQECSREQRPFKAQYMLVVHMRRHTGEKPHKCTFEGCNKAYSRLENLKTHLRSHTGEKPYVCEHEGCNKAFSNASDRAKHQNRTHSNEKPYVCKIPGCTKRYTDPSSLRKHVKTVHGPEAHITKKHRGDTGPRPPGSAMTPGGQNSELLLEKEETRREDCKLLAPETALKSQPSPGGQSSCSSERSPLGSTNNNDSGVEMNLNAAGSLEDLTALEDGVTVGGGGGGGEPGSVGGPLGMSAQALKRLENLKIDKLKQIRRPTPPSRCVNNKLPALPGSVEPMGMCAASPLLSNRRVMELSNHELGGGTSIGCTTNDRRGSGTSSLSSAYTVSRRSSMVSPYLSSRRSSEVSQIGGPGGGGCHLLGPDQGGGDTLSPETNRRGPSCPGGGLPGLPNLTPAQQYSLKAKYAAATGGPPPTPLPNMEQPGTPVRRGILSEYQGQPLPAFLQQGGLRRHSANTEYGTGVIYPHQAPGNNSRRASDPVRSAVDPQALPKRFNSLNNVAMMGRRNALQHRGSDTSLARHLLSPRPPKITENVMMEAMGMESHLAPVDARDRSMMMPFRGYQQQHQTIGGGGGGPLSNQLSPSHDSLGCPDQGYMQGHYQNQGGEVASRASGNPVGQARPIHPEGMSNTLLQQTEYSMSTCQLSPSGPHYPSLGQGADAGAGGGPWSDTHSQVQTSNHALQNQQGMQYSDPSMPPQQIQAHFNNQTGLYNSPDATHKLTIKPEHHFHPLMGGGDACQSSKLQQQRLLTQQSQGYPQQTGQVMIRNSNNPSCDFQGQNQNFPSGGGLSLGCAGSALSEGQRSETPMMQVKEMMVRNYVQSQQALLWEQQQEQQQQQQQSGIKPPPLSDNTDLTGQTAMMQHSPQHQNQNLYSSQPYPSYPNQNLVMSPQAHSRGPSTVTPKDQQVTGLQGSCYNQEMVVPRPPQGRKPLLRQNSLSQVAGVYLGSPPHLSPVHSTSSPRRAVRLPPVQHPQHPQHEMFSPSNNNNTYYSGQINMDMDNHIDPQNGPCLNQQLVMGSNLDLTGGTKPAPLAPYPESGPISNALENLDLDNARIDFTSIIDDADSSSFSPVNNPLQGQPGSSSQALSRLTTPQTSVSLPGSSGLSNMAVGDMTSMLTSLAGENKYLNTLS; this is translated from the exons ATGCCAGTGGACATGCAGCCACACCAGGGGCTGTATCACTATGAGACCTCACCCAGCCACCCCTCCAGAGG CATAGTCCCATCGGACCAGTCTCCCTACAGTGATGTGTCCCCGCTGCGTGCCCCGCTCCTCAACGGGCCTCCTCAGGACTGCAGAGCTATGTATAATCCCATGACTCCCAGTATGACTCAtggatcaggatcaggatcaggacaGGGGATTGGCCACTGCTTGGATCAATATATGAGGCCCCCTCACGCCCCTCCGCCACACATTATGATGTGCCCCAGGGGCATGCCGCCCACAGAGGGTGAGTCAGA CACCCCCTACTGTAACCAGAACAACATGATGTCCTCTCATCATAACTTCTGCCAGGTTCAGTCTGGCTCTGATCAGATTGGCGCCGGTGACG GCTCAAGGTTCTCCACTCCTCGCTCCATTCTGAAACTCAGTAAGAAAAGAGCTCTGTCCATCTCCCCTCTGTCTGATGCCAGTGTAGACCTGCAGACCGTCATCCGGACCTCACCCAACTCCCTGGTGGCCTTTGTCAACTCTCGCTGCAACGTAAATGGGGCCAGCTCTTATGGCCATCTCTCCGTCAGTGCCATGAG TCCGTCCTTGGGCTATTCCAGCAATATAAACTGCCAATCCAGGCCACAGGTTTCCATGtatggaggaggtggggggacGCCTCTGGGTGGACACACACCAGGTCCCTGCCAAGCTTCCCGCTTGCCTCCCCATAATCCTCGGCTTCACGCTCTCCCCAAGCATGGACAT cTGAAGACAGAGCCAGGGATGGTAGGTGTGATAGATGGCATGAATGTGAAGAGCCTGGAGGAGAGATCAGAGGGAGATGTGGCAAGCCCCTCTTCCACTGGCACTCAG GACCCTCTCCTGGGTCTACTGGATGGCAGAGATGACTTGGACAAGGAAGACGGGAAACCTGAACCAGAGGCCGTCTACGAAACCAACTGCCACTGGGAGAGCTGCAACAAGGAATTTGACACACAAGACCAACTTGTTCAT CACATTAACAATGAGCACATCCACGGAGAGAAGAAGGAGTTTGTGTGTCACTGGCAGGAGTGCTCTCGAGAACAGAGGCCTTTCAAAGCCCAATATATGCTGGTGGTTCATATGCGCAGACACACCGGAGAGAAGCCACATAAGTGCACA ttTGAAGGCTGTAATAAGGCCTACTCTCGCCTGGAGAACTTAAAGACCCACCTGCGCTCTCACACTGGGGAGAAACCATATGTCTGTGAACATGAAGGCTGCAACAAGGCCTTCTCCAATGCTTCGGACCGGGCCAAGCACCAGAACCGAACTCACTCCAATGAG AAACCTTACGTATGTAAGATCCCTGGCTGCACTAAGCGTTATACAGATCCAAGCTCTCTGCGTAAACACGTGAAGACAGTGCATGGCCCTGAGGCCCACATCACGAAAAAGCATCGAGGAGACACAGGCCCTCGACCGCCTGGCTCAGCTATGACTCCTGGAGGCCAGAACTCTGAACTGCTGCTGGAGAAAGAAGAGACACGAAGAGAGGACTGCAAACTGTTGGCTCCTGAGACTGCTCTG AAATCCCAGCCAAGCCCTGGTGGTCAGTCTTCCTGCAGTAGCGAACGTTCTCCACTGGGGAGCACCAACAACAATGATAGCGGGGTGGAGATGAACCTAAATGCAGCAGGCAGTCTGGAAGATCTCACAGCACTAGAGGATGGAGTAAcagttggaggaggaggaggaggaggggagccAGGTAGTGTAGGGGGACCACTGGGAATGTCAGCACAGGCTCTGAAGAGGCTGGAGAACCTAAAGATTGACAAACTGAAGCAAATCCGAAGGCCTACCCCTCCCAGCCGCTGTGTCAACAACAAGCTGCCTGCACTTCCTG GTTCAGTGGAGCCTATGGGGATGTGTGCAGCCTCTCCACTTCTCTCAAATCGACGTGTTATGGAGCTTTCCAACCATGAGTTAGGAGGTGGAACTTCAATTGGTTGCACTACTAATGACAGGAGAGGAAGTGGCACCAGCAGTCTCAGCTCCGCCTATACTGTGAGCCGTCGGTCCTCTATGGTGTCTCCTTACTTGTCTAGCCGGCGCTCCAGTGAGGTCTCACAAATTGGAGGACCTGGAGGGGGAGGATGCCACCTCTTAGGCCCAGATCAGGGAGGGGGAGACACCCTCTCTCCTGAGACCAATCGCAGAGGACCTTCCTGTCCTGGAGGTGGATTGCCAGGTCTTCCTAATTTAACACCTGCCCAGCAATACAGTCTAAAGGCCAAATATGCTGCAGCAACTGGGGGACCACCACCCACTCCTTTACCCAATATGGAGCAGCCAGGCACTCCAGTTAGAAGAGGTATTTTGAGTGAATACCAGGGGCAGCCTCTGCCTGCTTTCCTTCAGCAAGGTGGCCTGCGTAGGCACAGTGCCAACACAGAGTATGGTACGGGTGTTATCTACCCTCACCAGGCTCCGGGTAACAACAGTAGGCGAGCCAGTGACCCAGTGAGATCAGCAGTCGATCCACAAGCTCTCCCTAAGCGCTTCAATAGCCTGAATAATGTAGCCATGATGGGCAGAAGGAATGCACTGCAACACCGTGGCTCTGACACCAGTCTTGCTCGCCACCTGTTATCCCCTCGTCCACCTAAAATCACAGAGAATGTAATGATGGAGGCTATGGGTATGGAGTCCCACCTTGCCCCTGTGGATGCCAGGGATCGTTCCATGATGATGCCATTCAGGGGATATCAGCAACAGCATCAGACCattggagggggagggggaggaccTCTTTCAAACCAACTGTCTCCTAGCCACGATTCTCTTGGCTGCCCAGACCAAGGTTACATGCAGGGGCACTACCAGAACCAGGGAGGGGAAGTTGCTTCCAGGGCTAGTGGAAATCCAGTGGGACAAGCAAGACCTATTCACCCAGAGGGCATGTCTAATACACTTCTCCAACAGACTGAGTACAGTATGAGCACCTGCCAGCTAAGTCCCTCTGGCCCCCATTATCCTAGCTTAGGCCAAGGTGCTGATGCTGGAGCTGGTGGAGGCCCTTGGAGTGATACCCACAGCCAGGTCCAAACATCTAACCATGCTCTCCAGAACCAGCAAGGGATGCAGTATTCAGACCCTAGCATGCCGCCTCAACAGATACAGGCCCACTTCAACAATCAGACAGGCCTCTATAACAGTCCAGATGCAACCCACAAACTCACCATCAAACCTGAACATCACTTCCACCCTTTGATGGGAGGTGGAGATGCCTGTCAAAGTTCTAAGCTCCAACAGCAGCGGCTGCTCACCCAGCAGTCTCAGGGTTACCCACAACAGACAGGCCAGGTTATGATAAGGAACTCTAACAATCCCAGCTGTGACTTTCAAGGACAGAACCAGAATTTCCCCAGTGGAGGGGGCTTGAGTTTGGGCTGCGCTGGCTCAGCACTGTCTGAGGGGCAAAGATCAGAAACCCCCATGATGCAGGTTAAGGAGATGATGGTGAGGAACTATGTTCAGTCCCAGCAAGCACTCTTGTGGGAGCAGCAACAagaacagcaacaacagcagcagcagagtgggataaaacctcctcctctttctgatAATACGGATTTGACTGGCCAGACAGCAATGATGCAGCACAGTCCACAGCACCAAAACCAGAACCTTTACTCCAGCCAACCTTATCCTTCCTACCCCAACCAGAATCTGGTCATGAGTCCCCAGGCCCATAGCCGAGGGCCCAGCACTGTGACACCTAAAGACCAACAAGTGACCGGTCTCCAAGGCTCATGCTATAATCAGGAGATGGTGGTCCCCAGGCCCCCTCAGGGACGGAAACCTCTCCTTCGCCAGAACAGCCTGTCACAGGTAGCAGGAGTCTACTTAGGTAGCCCACCCCACCTGAGTCCTGTCCACTCCACTTCCAGCCCCAGACGAGCGGTCCGACTGCCTCCAGTCCAACATCCACAGCACCCGCAACATGAAATGTTCTCTCCTTCCAATAATAACAACACTTACTACTCGGGTCAGATCAACATGGATATGGATAATCACATAGACCCCCAGAATGGGCCTTGTCTCAACCAGCAGCTTGTAATGGGGTCAAACCTAGACCTAACAGGTGGCACTAAGCCTGCCCCTCTGGCTCCCTATCCTGAATCCGGCCCCATCTCCAATGCCTTAGAAAACCTGGATCTGGACAATGCTCGCATAGACTTCACCTCTATCATCGATGATGCAGATTCTTCCTCATTCAGCCCAGTCAACAATCCCCTTCAAGGTCAGCCAGGGTCTTCCTCCCAGGCCTTGTCCCGACTCACCACCCCCCAGACTTCTGTCAGCCTACCTGGCAGCTCTGGCCTGTCCAACATGGCTGTTGGTGACATGACGTCTATGCTTACCTCACTGGCTGGGGAAAATAAATACCTGAACACACTGTCTTAG